From a single Anabas testudineus chromosome 5, fAnaTes1.2, whole genome shotgun sequence genomic region:
- the LOC113153251 gene encoding cAMP-dependent protein kinase catalytic subunit-like → MKALVGNGGSDENVFTAPSAGGPGGLGHSKLCTSTQSLSALPPSSSPYYQLVPGQMPIPVPVPTVPVPAHSFPLESSNAKQQQINHHQLNHQQQLQQYNQQLQIQQQQQYYKQQLQQQFQQQQQALQYQQPVLQQPQQLQYQQDLHQQPDQYQQQLNQQQKQKLFQQQLSQPSASQGEPSSLGQSTHYQPQAPPPSSQDQNPQQLNQEGEGQGGGRDMLSLIRGVKLKRTVTDDRSAPLLPPPTNHK, encoded by the coding sequence ATGAAAGCACTAGTGGGAAACGGTGGAAGCGATGAGAATGTTTTCACAGCGCCCTCTGCTGGAGGACCAGGAGGTTTAGGTCACAGTAAACTCTGCACCTCCACGCAGAGCCTCAGTGCTTTACCTCCTTCCTCTTCCCCGTACTACCAACTGGTCCCAGGTCAGATGCCCATCCCTGTACCTGTACCCACCGTACCTGTACCCGCCCACTCCTTTCCACTAGAGAGCAGCAATGCCAAACAGCAGCAAATCAACCACCACCAACTAAATCATCAGCAACAGCTACAGCAGTACAACCAGCAACTCCAGattcagcaacagcagcaatatTATAAGCAGCAACTACAGCAACagtttcaacagcagcagcaagccTTACAGTATCAACAACCAGTGCTTCAGCAACCCCAGCAGCTGCAGTATCAACAAGATCTCCATCAGCAGCCAGACCAATATCAACAACAGCTcaaccagcagcagaaacagaagctgttccagcagcagctgtcccAGCCTTCTGCTTCCCAGGGTGAGCCTTCCAGTCTGGGGCAAAGCACTCACTACCAGCCCCAGGCTCCTCCACCCTCCAGCCAGGACCAGAACCCACAGCAGCTGAACCAGGAAGGAGAAGGACaaggtggaggaagagacaTGCTGTCCCTCATCAGAGGAGTAAAGCTCAAAAGGACCGTCACCGACGACCGGTCAGCCCCTCTTCTGCCCCCTCCAACCAATCACAAATGA
- the LOC113153509 gene encoding nuclear factor 7, brain-like: MSVQLENDFTCSVCHDICRESVVLSCAHSFCKGCLKTWWNDKPVHECPVCKEVNSQPRPLYNLALKNLCETFLLERNRTARSDDFCSLHAEKFKLFCLDHQQPVCVVCLYSRTHTGHRFRPIVEAARDHRVLLQVFLKPLQEKLKLFEQAKENCDQTADHIKVQTQHTEKQIKEQFKKLHQFLQEEEEARITALREEEEQKSEEMKEKIEALSREISALSETVRVTEEELRAEDVSFLQKYKAAVKRVQQRLLMDDPQLVSGALIDEAKHLGNLNFNIWNKMKEVVCYSPVILDPNTAHPELILSEDLTSVRRGERQKLPENPDRIDRVIAVLGSEGFDSGTHSWDVEVGDNMLWFLGVAAKPLKRFEPRIWIISLCRGEYLAISPTELVSLSVKEKLQKIRVHLDWNQRQLSMSDCDTDEHIHTFTDICTEKLFPCISSGHKFPIKIVPEVNKSDDEKRDEENDKHQDDQVENDNNEDNDVNNQSHDDDN; encoded by the coding sequence ATGTCCGTCCAGTTGGAGAACGATTTCACCTGTTCTGTGTGCCATGACATCTGTAGAGAGTCAGTTGTCCTGTCATGTGCTCACAGCTTCTGTAAAGGCTGTCTGAAGACATGGTGGAATGATAAACCAGTACATGAGTGTCCAGTTTGTAAGGAAGTCAATTCACAACCACGTCCACTCTATAATTTGGCTTTGAAAAACCTCTGTGAGACCTTCTTACTGGAAAGAAATCGTACAGCACGCTCTGATGATTTCTGCAGTCTGCACGCAGAAAAATTCAAACTCTTCTGTTTGGACCATCAGCAGCCGGTGTGTGTCGTCTGTCTGTATTCAAGAACACACACTGGTCACAGATTCAGACCCATCGTTGAAGCTGCACGGGATCACAGAGTGTTGCTCCAGGTATTCCTGAAGCCTCTACAGGAGAAACTGAAGCTTTTTGAACAAGCCAAAGAAAACTGTGATCAAACAGCAGATCACATTAAAGTCCAGAcccaacacacagagaagcagattaaggagcagtttaagaagcttcaccagtttctacaagaagaagaggaggccaggatcactgctctgagggaggaagaggagcagaagagtgaagagatgaaggagaagattgAGGCTCTGAGCAGAGAGATATCAGCTCTTTCAGAAAcagtcagagtcacagaggaggagctgagagctgaagaCGTCTCATTCTTGCAGAAATacaaagctgcagtgaaaagaGTCCAACAGCGCCTCCTGATGGATGATCCACAGCTGGTCTCAGGAGCTCTGATAGATGAGGCCAAACATCTGGGTAACCTGAACTTCAACATCTGGAACAAGATGAAAGAGGTGGTCTGTTACAGTCCTGTGattctggatccaaacactgctCATCCAGAACTCATCCTGTCTGAAgatctgaccagtgtgagacgtggagagagacagaagctTCCTGAAAACCCAGACAGGATTGATCGCGTCATTGCTGTCTTGGGCTCTGAGGGTTTTGACTCAGGGACTCACAGCTGGGACGTTGAGGTTGGAGACAACATGCTCTGGTTTCTGGGTGTTGCAGCAAAGCCTTTAAAAAGGTTTGAGCCCAGAATTTGGATAATATCATTGTGTAGAGGGGAATATTTGGCTATCTCTCCAACTGAATTAGTCAGTCTCTCCGTCAAAGAGAAGCTTCAGAAGATCAGAGTTCATCTGGACTGGAATCAAAGACAGCTGTCGATGTCTGATTGTGACACcgatgaacacatacacaccttcacAGACATTTGCACCGAGAAGCTGTTTCCATGCATTAGCAGCGGACATAAGTTCCCAATAAAGATTGTACCAGAGGTTAATAAGAGTGACGATGAGAAACGTGATGAGGAGAACGACAAACACCAGGATGATCAAGTGGAGAACGACAACAATGAGGATAATGATGTTAATAACCAGAGCCATGATGATGATAACTAA